A window of the Desulforapulum autotrophicum HRM2 genome harbors these coding sequences:
- a CDS encoding CoB--CoM heterodisulfide reductase iron-sulfur subunit B family protein: MRVAYFPGCQITFNLKSYGRSVEAVMAALGVTLVRLPFNCCGNPSRGKDLEVSVFSAIKNLALAESYGLDIMTPCKCCFGQLKYALYWYENRTALRDKIDRILADQGLFYTGSPGGPPGKPPEVKHLLSFLYHDIGIGTLKEKITRRLAPEKIALQHGCHALRPFSVTGFDNPAAPRIFKALVNITGLGAIDWSLETECCGSPVARDNEALALKMITHKAETARREGAAYICTACTHCQIQYQGKEAAHILSNKNILAVTYPLFLGAALGIPLAEMTTEDSIPPEFKYLG; this comes from the coding sequence ATGAGAGTGGCCTATTTTCCCGGGTGTCAAATCACCTTTAATCTCAAGTCCTATGGACGGTCCGTGGAGGCAGTCATGGCCGCACTGGGGGTGACCCTTGTCCGGCTGCCGTTTAACTGCTGCGGCAACCCGTCCCGGGGAAAGGACCTTGAAGTGAGTGTTTTTTCAGCCATAAAGAACCTGGCCCTGGCAGAGAGCTATGGGCTGGACATTATGACGCCCTGCAAATGCTGCTTTGGCCAGCTTAAATATGCGTTGTACTGGTACGAAAACAGAACGGCGCTCCGGGATAAAATTGACCGGATACTGGCAGACCAAGGCCTTTTTTACACCGGTTCGCCGGGTGGCCCCCCGGGAAAACCTCCCGAAGTCAAACATCTGCTTTCATTTTTGTACCATGACATTGGGATCGGCACCCTGAAGGAAAAGATCACAAGGCGCCTGGCGCCTGAAAAAATAGCCCTCCAGCATGGATGTCATGCCCTGCGGCCATTTTCCGTCACCGGGTTTGACAATCCTGCTGCCCCCAGAATATTCAAGGCCCTGGTGAATATCACGGGCCTTGGGGCCATTGACTGGTCACTTGAAACAGAGTGCTGCGGCAGCCCCGTGGCCAGGGACAATGAAGCGCTGGCCCTGAAAATGATCACCCATAAGGCAGAAACTGCCCGCCGGGAAGGCGCTGCCTATATCTGCACGGCCTGTACCCATTGCCAGATCCAGTACCAGGGGAAAGAAGCCGCCCATATCCTTTCAAATAAAAATATTTTGGCCGTTACCTATCCCCTTTTCCTGGGCGCAGCCCTGGGGATTCCCCTTGCTGAAATGACAACTGAAGA
- a CDS encoding 4Fe-4S dicluster domain-containing protein, translating to MIFRILLSIALIISLAGLVYRFRSIAGKSRSFEKGSRFQAKTKLGLNIPGGVLNTLFQTKLFKVGKQRWLVHFLVISGFGYLLVVHALDDVTSGLFYWYQPGIAPFRFLRNIAGALVGLGSIVFLVRRLNRFRPARPTINRSRIKGSSINGPGINGQQGNQNTTHQFQWLVSILLILGLVGSGFLLEAFRIISEPRFDEMVSAYSDLDEENGLMALRGFWIQSYHLKVKDTTPRARDFETGRDLNREFCMDCHDRPDSAFVSTPLAEGVKGLGNPLARFRADNILYWLHYGIFLIILALLPFSRLFHIIAIPVASTRKRVTPQSLEQERGVLDFFSLMACTNCGFCSQVCNVYPNFQITGNAGILPHVKIEAIRTMAEKGLKDPRAAVLLRSGNDDCTRCGRCGDICPAGIDLVRVWESADFLMEGLGCPDNYTQVFDTSLDQWTGQARPSQEPGAMACLPGLADQVESFENCVQCTICTNACPVVAYDPGGTDLGPHQVMNLLRLGKKEMATASPMVWNCLTCYACQELCPQGIRITDILLELRAQGQNRAEQIKLSKLTFQGADK from the coding sequence ATGATATTTCGAATCCTCTTATCTATTGCACTGATCATTTCTCTGGCAGGTCTTGTTTATCGTTTCAGGTCCATTGCAGGAAAAAGCCGGTCTTTTGAAAAGGGCAGTCGGTTTCAGGCAAAGACGAAATTGGGTCTCAATATCCCGGGGGGGGTTTTAAATACCCTGTTCCAGACAAAATTGTTCAAGGTCGGAAAACAGCGGTGGCTGGTTCATTTTTTGGTCATTTCCGGGTTTGGCTATCTCCTGGTCGTCCATGCCCTGGATGATGTGACCTCGGGTCTTTTCTATTGGTATCAGCCGGGGATTGCACCCTTCCGGTTCCTGAGAAACATCGCAGGTGCCCTTGTTGGCCTGGGATCTATCGTTTTTCTGGTTCGCCGGCTGAACCGGTTCAGGCCAGCCAGACCCACGATAAACAGATCCCGCATAAAGGGTTCAAGCATAAACGGACCTGGAATCAATGGACAACAGGGCAATCAAAACACGACCCATCAATTTCAGTGGCTCGTCTCCATCCTGCTGATCCTGGGCCTTGTGGGGTCCGGGTTTCTGCTCGAAGCCTTCAGGATCATTTCTGAACCCCGGTTTGACGAAATGGTATCCGCCTATTCCGACCTGGATGAAGAAAACGGGCTCATGGCGTTGAGGGGGTTCTGGATCCAGAGTTATCACCTGAAGGTGAAAGACACGACCCCCAGGGCAAGGGATTTTGAAACGGGTAGAGACTTGAACCGGGAATTTTGCATGGATTGCCATGACAGACCCGACAGCGCCTTTGTCTCAACCCCCCTTGCAGAGGGCGTTAAGGGTCTTGGCAATCCATTGGCCAGGTTCCGGGCAGACAATATCCTGTACTGGCTCCACTATGGGATCTTCCTTATTATACTGGCCCTGCTTCCTTTTTCCCGACTGTTTCACATCATCGCCATTCCCGTGGCAAGCACCCGGAAGCGGGTCACGCCCCAATCCCTGGAACAAGAACGGGGAGTGCTGGATTTTTTCAGCCTGATGGCCTGCACAAACTGCGGATTTTGTTCACAGGTCTGCAATGTGTATCCGAATTTTCAGATCACGGGAAATGCTGGAATTCTGCCCCATGTGAAAATTGAGGCCATCAGGACCATGGCGGAAAAAGGGCTCAAGGATCCCCGTGCTGCTGTCCTTCTACGTTCGGGAAATGATGATTGTACCCGGTGCGGCCGGTGCGGGGATATCTGCCCCGCAGGTATTGACCTGGTTCGGGTGTGGGAATCGGCTGATTTTCTGATGGAAGGCCTGGGCTGCCCGGACAATTATACCCAGGTGTTTGACACATCCCTTGACCAGTGGACAGGGCAAGCCCGCCCTTCACAGGAACCGGGCGCGATGGCTTGCCTTCCCGGTCTGGCCGACCAGGTGGAATCCTTTGAAAATTGCGTCCAGTGTACCATCTGCACCAATGCATGTCCCGTGGTGGCCTACGACCCTGGGGGAACCGACCTGGGTCCCCACCAGGTGATGAACCTGTTACGACTGGGAAAAAAAGAGATGGCCACAGCATCCCCCATGGTCTGGAATTGCCTCACCTGTTATGCCTGCCAGGAATTATGTCCCCAGGGCATACGGATCACGGATATCCTTCTTGAACTTCGCGCCCAGGGGCAAAACAGGGCAGAGCAAATTAAGTTGTCTAAATTAACCTTCCAGGGGGCTGACAAATGA